Proteins from a genomic interval of Sugiyamaella lignohabitans strain CBS 10342 chromosome C, complete sequence:
- the SIN3 gene encoding transcriptional regulator SIN3 — MDPNPIRVTTPMGTTSRPDGEPTIPYPGDGRWGGPPQGPGQGLPPVAGQPQLQGPGQVQVLEQQQVQPPGVPGQQPQGPHPQYQRVPSVTELGPGGAGGLPPQLQQPQQPPQQPGQQQPQYPGYLAEQQQQQQQQQQQQQQQQQQQQQQQQQQQHPMGPPDPQTQPFNSNGAMSELHAAANGGRPPMMTEQQRRQGGGPVEFNHAINYVNKIKNRFASQPEIYKNFLEILQTYQREQLRIAEVYTQVTLLFKEAPDLLEDFKQFLPDTSQPQGQMGPGAGGQEAMRLPPVGNFAPPGSIGAGGPAAAIGRDAGIGPGGKKKKGGATNAEQAYQQQQQQQQQQLQMQQQQQAISQQYGGYNIDSNNGVPVSSLRSGGPTIAGTGRGGKGKGAGGNMMIREPSPTLVPAIPEPLPPPSRSGGLHDEIAFFDKVKKFIGNKQTYNEFLKIINLFTQKIIDKNVLVERVDGFIGNNKELMDWFKRFVKYEGKPLHIENIVHKKHNLDLSLCRSYGPSYRLLPKSETLMPCSGRDEMCWEVLNDEWVVHPTWASEDSGFVSHRKNQYEEILYRVEEERHEYDYYIGSNLRTIQTLETIANRIANLTNEEKAIFKLQPKLGTDSTIYQKIIRKIYDKEKGLEVIEALHENPAVAVPIVLRRLKQKDEEWKRAHREWNKVWRETEQKIFYKSLDHIGLTFKQTDKKLLTTRSLVSEITTVKAEQNSKRKNPALPLPKSQLVFKMADNDVLLDILRLVLSFLEHGGSYSSNDRERMEAFFRSFLELFFSLPPNLISERFPENEGRKSSSPEAEDESKTDGGAAATAAGAVSNGSTGAGGSKKRAREPSGDLLRDVLKKSRFNGRADLSPSAEVELDTETDSPAETPVPSAEDTTGAENTNIPRFGDSEDAWLKHAQTSPSPELGAKNDNQKREVFNLFANTTIYVFVRILQILYDRLEEVKGYESLVSEEIANSFNVDFANDLGLYDTKLADMGLRFDSKDCYGQLLSLSERLIEGEVEHQWFEEAIRQAYRNRAYKFYTIDKIVQALVKHVHAIVGDQKSSDVLVLFQADRVEPLSDIKKQIAYRMQVKKIIGSDESLFRIDWNDEEKRIGFQFLGNYDLTMRDIKKAEDKWNYYLTSYMMSVPTEGVALDRIKAPLLYRSMIELVDENYPFVIIEQGLMARVCMNTYKLFFEAGTVDFFTRPGVDNSVLRTPAVLEGRKNRWSSIIDGPDGWKSGLSETDIKNTEDRFKIWEEQGPEAFEKWEAPVVAVEPEATANGTSDEQTNQTEAAVVPTGETTVDEAKPLEAPADAMEVETTSNGVKAADDTTSEPAAGEPSSEKSEVVAPESKLTTDDEPKPKLDASSEVKSENDSKPEPSAGEQEASAAAATETSSPSSAPTSTTNPAGDADQQPPKAADGDVEMSG, encoded by the coding sequence ATGGATCCTAACCCGATTCGTGTTACGACGCCCATGGGTACTACCAGCAGACCCGATGGTGAGCCTACTATCCCGTATCCGGGAGATGGAAGGTGGGGTGGTCCTCCTCAGGGTCCTGGTCAAGGTCTTCCTCCTGTGGCAGGTCAACCGCAGTTACAGGGTCCTGGACAGGTTCAGGTTTTGGAGCAACAGCAGGTTCAGCCACCTGGGGTTCCAGGCCAGCAGCCTCAGGGACCTCATCCTCAGTACCAGAGAGTGCCATCTGTGACTGAATTGGGTCCAGGCGGTGCTGGAGGACTGCCTCCTCAGTTGcagcaaccacaacaaccaccTCAGCAGCCtggtcagcagcaacctCAGTATCCAGGTTACTTGGCtgaacaacagcaacaacaacaacagcagcagcagcaacaacaacaacagcagcaacaacagcaacagcaacagcaacaacagcagcatccaatGGGTCCCCCAGATCCTCAGACTCAACCGTTTAATAGCAACGGTGCCATGTCAGAATTGCATGCCGCTGCGAATGGCGGGCGTCCTCCGATGATGACGGAGCAACAAAGAAGACAGGGAGGTGGTCCAGTCGAGTTCAACCATGCTATTAACTACGtgaacaagatcaagaacagATTTGCATCTCAACCTGAGATTTACAAGAACTTTTTGGAGATCTTGCAGACTTATCAACGCGAGCAGTTGCGCATTGCTGAGGTTTACACTCAAGTCACTTTGTTATTTAAGGAAGCTCCTGATTTGTTGGAGGATTTCAAACAGTTCCTTCCTGATACCTCTCAGCCTCAAGGACAAATGGGCCCAGGTGCTGGTGGCCAGGAGGCTATGAGATTACCTCCAGTGGGTAATTTTGCTCCTCCTGGGTctattggtgctggtggcccagctgctgcaattGGCAGAGATGCTGGTATTGGTCCTGGTGGtaagaagaaaaagggAGGCGCTACAAACGCTGAACAGGcttaccagcaacagcaacaacaacagcagcaacagcttcaaatgcagcagcaacaacaggcCATATCTCAACAGTATGGCGGTTATAACATTGACTCGAATAATGGAGTTCCTGTGTCTAGTTTGAGATCGGGTGGTCCTACCATTGCCGGTACCGGCCGTGGTGGTAAAGGTAaaggagctggtggtaataTGATGATTCGCGAGCCGAGTCCCACTTTAGTACCAGCAATTCCCGAACCATTACCTCCCCCATCGCGGTCTGGCGGTCTTCATGATGAAATCGCCTTTTTCGACAAGGTCAAGAAGTTTATTGGTAATAAGCAAACTTATAACGAGTTCTTGaaaatcatcaatttgTTCACCCAGAAGATTATTGATAAAAATGTTCTTGTTGAGCGGGTCGATGGATTTATTGGTAACAATAAAGAGCTCATGGACTGGTTCAAGCGATTTGTCAAATATGAAGGAAAACCGTTGCACATTGAGAACATTGTTCATAAGAAGCACAATCTGGACCTGTCCTTGTGTCGGTCATATGGTCCATCATATAGATTGCTTCCCAAGAGTGAGACTTTGATGCCATGTTCGGGTCGAGATGAGATGTGTTGGGAGGTTTTGAATGACGAGTGGGTTGTTCACCCTACTTGGGCTTCAGAAGACTCTGGATTTGTATCTCACCGTAAGAATCAGTACGAAGAGATTTTGTATCGAGTAGAAGAGGAACGACATGAATACGATTATTATATCGGATCTAACCTCCGTACCATTCAAACTTTGGAGACTATTGCTAACCGTATTGCTAATTTGACTAATGAGGAAAAGGCAATCTTCAAGTTGCAACCTAAATTAGGAACTGACTCGACCATTTATCAAAAGATCATTCGCAAGATTTATGACAAGGAAAAGGGACTCGAGGTCATTGAAGCTCTTCATGAGAATCCTGCTGTTGCGGTGCCTATTGTGTTGCGTCGGTTGAAACAGAAGGACGAGGAATGGAAACGTGCTCACCGTGAATGGAACAAAGTGTGGCGTGAAACTGAGCAAAAGATCTTTTACAAGTCACTGGATCATATTGGTTTGACGTTTAAACAAACTGATAAAAAACTTCTTACTACCAGAAGTCTTGTATCTGAAATTACTACTGTCAAGGCTGAACAGAACTCCAAACGTAAGAACCCTGCTCTGCCCTTACCAAAGTCACAATTAGTTTTCAAAATGGCTGATAATGACGTTCTTCTTGACATTTTACGTCTTGTATTGAGCTTTTTGGAGCACGGTGGCTCTTATTCAAGCAATGACAGAGAACGTATGGAAGCTTTCTTCCGGTCTTTCTTGGAGCTTTTCTTCTCGCTCCCTCCTAATCTGATTTCTGAGAGGTTCCCCGAGAATGAGGGCCGCaagtcttcttctcctgaaGCTGAAGACGAATCTAAAActgatggtggtgctgctgctactgctgctggagctgttaGTAATGGCAGCACTGGCGCTGGTGGTTCGAAGAAACGTGCTAGAGAGCCTTCAGGAGATTTATTGCGAGATGTTCTTAAAAAGTCTCGATTCAACGGTAGAGCTGATCTGTCACCTTCTGCCGAAGTGGAACTGGATACTGAGACGGACAGCCCTGCTGAAACTCCAGTTCCCAGTGCTGAAGACACAACTGGTGCTGAAAATACTAACATCCCACGATTCGGCGATTCTGAAGATGCTTGGTTGAAGCATGCTCAAACTTCTCCATCGCCTGAACTCGGCGCCAAGAATGACAACCAGAAGAGAGAGGTGTTTAATCTGTTTGCGAACACCACTATTTACGTGTTTGTTCGTATTTTACAAATTTTGTATGATCGACTGGAAGAAGTCAAGGGGTACGAATCACTTGTATCGGAGGAGATTGCTAACAGTTTTAATGTTGATTTTGCCAATGACCTTGGTCTGTACGACACCAAACTGGCCGATATGGGACTCCGCTTTGATAGTAAAGATTGCTATGGCCAGCTGCTTTCGTTGTCTGAACGATTGATTGAGGGCGAGGTCGAACACCAGTGGTTCGAAGAGGCTATTAGACAAGCTTATAGAAACAGGGCTTACAAGTTCTACACGATAGATAAGATTGTGCAGGCACTTGTTAAACATGTCCATGCCATTGTTGGCGACCAAAAGTCGTCTGATGTTTTGGTTCTGTTCCAAGCTGACCGGGTCGAGCCACTTAGTGACATTAAGAAACAAATTGCTTACAGAATGCAagtcaagaagattatcGGATCCGATGAGAGTTTATTCCGTATTGACTGGAACGATGAAGAGAAGCGGATTGGATTCCAGTTCCTTGGCAACTACGACTTGACCATGAGAGACATCAAAAAGGCAGAAGACAAGTGGAACTATTACTTGACATCTTATATGATGAGCGTGCCCACTGAGGGAGTCGCTCTAGACAGAATCAAGGCACCACTGCTGTACCGATCAATGATCGAGCTGGTTGACGAAAATTATCCATTTGTGATCATCGAGCAAGGACTCATGGCCCGTGTTTGTATGAACACGTACAAGCTGTTTTTCGAAGCAGGCACGGTAGATTTCTTCACCAGACCCGGTGTAGACAATTCAGTTTTGAGAACCCCTGCTGTGCTTGAAGGCAGAAAAAACCGTTGGTCGAGCATCATTGATGGTCCAGATGGATGGAAATCGGGACTCAGTGAGACGGATATCAAGAACACTGAGGATCGATTCAAGATTTGGGAAGAGCAAGGACCCGaagcttttgaaaagtGGGAGGCTCCCgtggttgctgttgagcCCGAGGCTACTGCCAACGGTACCAGCGATGaacaaaccaaccaaaccgaagctgctgttgtccCCACTGGTGAGACCACAGTTGATGAAGCCAAGCCTCTCGAAGCTCCTGCTGATGCTATGGAAGTGGAGACCACATCCAACGGAGTGAAAGCTGCTGACGACACCACCTCTGAACCAGCTGCCGGCGAACCCAGCTCGGAAAAGTCCGAAGTAGTTGCACCTGAGTCCAAGCTCACGACCGATGACGAACCCAAACCGAAGCTGGATGCTTCATCTGAAGTTAAATCTGAGAACGATTCCAAGCCTGAACCTTCTGCTGGCGAGCAAGAAGCATCTGCCGCAGCTGCCACCGAAACTTCATCCCCCTCTTCTGCCCCAACGTCAACCACCAATCCTGCTGGAGACGCTGACCAGCAGCCTCCCAAAGCTGCTGACGGAGACGTTGAAATGAGCGGTTAA
- the SIN3 gene encoding transcriptional regulator SIN3, with amino-acid sequence MPGHPSPPPPPPPPPPSQSHNMLSIQSLSGAGGPPPPASQSNRSPPVGPTAALAQQQQQQPSSGPGTSSVGPLPPQQSPQLQTVPPPPSQASGLSSLAQLGGAAAGTAAQGPPGGHGPPPPSQTASQTGPAPGGLGQPQIPPTSPNQQHQQQQQSAGLPPSAAQVLQPSPIQSAQQIAEAAAYRPLNVKDALSYLDQVKVQFQNQPDVYNHFLDIMKDFKSHR; translated from the coding sequence ATGCCTGGTCACCCgtctccaccacctccaccaccacctcctccacccTCGCAATCTCATAACATGCTCTCAATTCAGTCGCTCAGCGGTGCTGGAGGTCCTCCTCCACCTGCTTCTCAGTCCAACCGATCTCCTCCAGTCGGTCCAACCGCGGCTTTGgctcaacagcagcaacaacaaccatcATCTGGTCCAGGAACCTCGTCTGTGGGTCCTTTACCTCCTCAACAGAGCCCTCAACTCCAAACAGTGCCTCCTCCACCCTCACAGGCCTCTGGATTGAGTTCGCTGGCTCAACTTGGCGGAGCCGCCGCAGGCACTGCGGCGCAGGGTCCGCCCGGCGGACATGGcccaccacctccatctCAAACAGCATCTCAAACAGGACCTGCTCCTGGTGGTCTTGGCCAGCCACAAATCCCTCCAACATCACCCaaccagcaacaccagcaacaacagcagtcgGCAGGACTTCCTCCCTCGGCAGCTCAAGTCCTCCAACCAAGCCCAATCCAGTCGGCCCAGCAAATCGCCGAGGCCGCGGCGTACCGCCCTTTGAATGTCAAGGACGCTTTGTCGTACCTCGACCAGGTCAAAGTCCAATTCCAGAACCAGCCGGACGTGTATAACCACTTCCTGGATATCATGAAGGACTTCAAGAGCCACAGGTAA